A section of the Chlamydiota bacterium genome encodes:
- a CDS encoding nucleotidyltransferase domain-containing protein: MRLKNFEIDSIKSVVAALDPEARVYLFGSRVKDAEKGGDIDLLIFSSKLEKNDKARIKRSLFEKIGEQKIDFVITKDASDPFVNLVLKEAKML; encoded by the coding sequence ATGCGTCTTAAAAACTTTGAAATTGATTCTATCAAATCAGTGGTAGCGGCCTTAGACCCCGAGGCGAGGGTTTATCTTTTTGGGTCAAGGGTCAAAGATGCTGAAAAGGGAGGCGATATTGATTTATTAATTTTCTCAAGCAAGTTGGAAAAAAATGATAAGGCGAGAATTAAACGAAGCTTGTTTGAAAAAATAGGTGAGCAAAAAATAGATTTTGTGATTACAAAAGATGCTTCAGATCCTTTTGTCAATTTAGTTTTAAAAGAGGCAAAGATGCTATGA
- a CDS encoding nucleotidyltransferase — translation MVRDRLTIVCSLLNEHGVDYVVAGAYASILHGLARTTKDVDIFIRKSHLNIEKALKALTQLPYHIASEIDVEKVLKSPVTIVGDDPRVDLLTALKTVDFEKAWRHKEMVTIEGVSIPFLSLGDLIRSKDTDRLQDQADRQFLLRLQKKRS, via the coding sequence ATGGTAAGAGATCGTCTTACGATCGTTTGTAGTTTACTCAATGAGCATGGGGTGGATTATGTCGTTGCAGGCGCCTATGCAAGTATTCTACATGGATTGGCCCGCACCACAAAAGATGTGGATATTTTTATACGAAAGTCGCATCTCAATATTGAGAAAGCATTGAAGGCCCTCACCCAGTTACCTTACCATATTGCAAGTGAGATTGACGTGGAAAAGGTTTTGAAAAGTCCAGTAACCATTGTTGGCGATGATCCTCGGGTTGATTTATTGACAGCTTTGAAGACAGTTGATTTTGAAAAGGCATGGAGGCACAAGGAAATGGTAACGATTGAGGGTGTTTCGATTCCATTTTTATCTTTGGGTGATTTGATTCGAAGTAAAGATACTGATCGCTTACAGGATCAGGCAGATAGACAATTTCTATTAAGGCTTCAGAAAAAAAGAAGCTAA